CCAGCGTCGGGTAGACGTCGAGCAGCTCGGCCGGACGCGTCGAGGCGGCGCCCTCGGCGATCCCCGGCCCGGCGAAGATCAACGGTACCCGCGTCGAGGGCTCCCACAGCGTGTTCTTGCCGGTGATGAGCTTCTCGCCGAGATGCCAGCCGTGATCGGACCACAACACCACGATGGTGTCGTCGGCGTGGCCCGAGCCGTCCAGCGCGTCGAGCAGACGGCCGACCTGGCTGTCGACGAAGCTGATCGAGGCGAGATAGGAGCGCGTCAGGTTCTTCCACTCGTCGGCTTCCTCGAGGAACTTCAAGCGCGGCTCGGGGAGCTTCCAGTGCAGGAACCACGAAAAGCGCGGCGTGTCGTCGCGGTCGTCCTCGCGCACGCGCGGCAGATCGAGGTGATCCTCGGAGTAGAGATCGAACCACTTCTCGGTGGCGTAGCACGGCACGTGCGGCAGGAAGAACCCCACCGACAGAAAGAACGGCGCTTCGAGGTCTTCCTCGAGGCGCTCGACCGCCCAGCTGGCGACCTGCCAGTCGCCCTTGTCCTCGTCGCGGTGAGGAAACAGGCCCCAATCGACCAGCGGGTGCGGGTTTGGAGTGTCGACGAGCTTCTTGTCCGGCTTGGCGCCGACGCCCGCTGGCGGACCCAGGACGTTGAATTCGCGGTCCTCCGCCTTGCGGCCGTAACCGCCGTGGTAGATCTTGCCGGTCGAGTACGTGCGGTAGCCGGCGCGCTCGACGTGTTGCGGCAGCGTCGTGACGTCGCGCAACTCGGCGACGTCGCGAAACCAGGGCGCCAGGCCGTAGATGCCGGTGGTCGAGGGCCGCAGCCCGGTCATGAGGCTCGTCCGCGAGGGGTTGCACAGCGGAGCCTGCGCATGGGCGTTGAGGAAGGTCGTGCCGCGAGCGGCCAGCCGATCCATGTGGGGCGTTTGAACTTGCGGATGGCCTTGCAGCGGTCCGACCCAGTCGTTGAGATCGTCGATGGCGATGAACAGGATGTTCGGCCGCGCGGCGGCGGGCGGCGCGGCGCGTCCGCCGCAAGCGACGGCCGTGAGAATGACGACACTCGCCGCAAGAACGGACAGGCGACCCACCTTCATGCCGCCGAGAATGCCAAGGTGGCGCAGGCACCGTTTCGACAAACCGTCGGCGTGGAACCGAGCGCGCTGGAGTTGTTGATACATATACATAACCCTTCGAGGGCATATCCACTTCACACGTTACTGTCCCAGGACACCAGGTCGAGCGCCCACCGCACGATGACGCACCGGCCAGTCCTCCCCGTGGATTGCGCGAACGCGATCTGCTGGTTGGACGACGACCACCGCGCCAAGACCACGGGTCATGTCATTCCAGTGAACAGCCGATTGCCTGGGGCGTTTCTCGGGTAATGACCTCCATTCACGTGCATCAGTTCGTCATTCGGATAGACGTGATTCACGTTGTCCGGCGTGACCAATTGATGCTTTACGAACACCGCGGGCGGAACGGGACGCCGGTCCAGGATATCGAGCGCCACGCCCACGATGGCCGTGCCGTACTTTTCAGGAAAGTACGCGACCGAGCCAATGAGGCGGGTGCCCGGCTGGCGGAGCTCGCTCCGTCCTTCCGGGGAGGCGTTCTGGCCCATGATGGCGCAGCACTCGGTGCGGCCCGCCTCCTGAAACGCGCGCAGCGCGCCCAAGGCGCTGGGATCGTTGATGGCGCCGACCAGCAGACGGCGCGATCGGCTCGTGCGGAGGCAACGCCGCATGGCCTCGAAGCTCGGACCAAGCGTGCCATCGCCATCGAGAAACGTCACCCGGCAGTTCTCGAGCACCGGACACATCTCCTTCATCCCCACCAACATGCCGGTGAGGCGCATCATCGGCAGGTTCCCCGCACGCGGCAGCGCCATCAGGACAATCTCGTCCACCTGGCCCTGCCAGCGCTGCTTGGCCCAGCGACCGAGCTGGCGTCCGCCAATGACGCCCGCCTCGTAGTTGTTCGCGCCAAAATAGGTCGCACCGGGATGCGGGATCTCGATGGCAATCAGTGGAATATTCGCCTCGCGATACTTCGCCGCCACGATCGGGGCGACGGTCTCGTCGGTTTGGAACTCGATCACGAGGTCGACCTTCTCGCGCACGAGCACATCGGCATTGCGCAGGGCGGTCTTGGCGCTGTACGCGTTGTTGACCGAGATCAGCTCGATGCCCTCGGCATCCGCCGCTCGCTGCAAGCTCGTCGAGACCTCCGTTGAGAACTGATAATCGGTACCTTGTGCCGCATACCCAAGTCTGTAGAGCCGTGGTTTGAACGGCCGAAGGCAGGACCGATACAGGTTTTCGCCGACCTTCTCGATCAAGCTGCACCGCTCGAGTGTATATAGCAGCCGGAACGCCATGCTCTTCGGTAAGCCGCTTCGCGCCGCGACTTCACGAAGCGGCAATGCCTCGCCGGGCGACCGAAAGGCAGACAAGAGCTGAGAGGAGTGGACAACGGCCTTCACCAGATAGCGATCGCGCTTTGGGGACTGAGCGCTCATACTGACATCCTTTCCTTGCAGTGCTGCCGCGCAGTTTCGGCGGCTCTGTTGGCAAAACAGACACTTCTGTGCGCTGGTGGCCCGGATTCTCTCACGCCGCCAAGCGTCCGCGAAACGGAAACTATGGAAGGGACAGGCGTATCGCATCGAGAAACGTGAGAGGCCGTAAGGCTTCACGCGCGCCGCGGTCAAGAAGGCCTGTTTACGTCGGATTCATCGTTTCGATACACAATATTCTCTCCCATTTCCCCGCAAATTGGCCTGGATGAGTCCAGGCGCCACGATATTTCGCATTGCAGAACGCGTGCGCCGTCAGAGAACTCGCTTGCGATCGCTCGCGGTGAGTGGCAGGCTCTCCTGTATGGATCGCAGACTGGGAGATCAGGTGTTCGGAGCTCTGGAGACCTTTCGCATCGAGCTGCCGTCCTGGGGATTCGCGAATACCGGCACGCGGTTTGGCAAGTATCTGCAGCCTGGCGCGGCGAGCACGCTCGAGGAGAAGCTCGCCGATGCGGGACAGGTCCACGCGCTCACCGGGATTTGTCCGATTGTCGCCTTGCACGTGCAGTGGGACTTCCCTGGCGGCCCCGCCGACGCGGAGATGGTCAAGGCGCTGTCGCGCCGGCACGGCGTCCAGCCCGGTGCGATCAATCCCAACTTCTTCCAGGATCAGGAATACAAGTACGGCTCGTTCGGGAATCCGGATGCGGCGATTCGCGAGCGGGCGGTGCAGCATGGCATCGACAGCGTGCGCATCGCGACGCGCGTCGGCAGCCGCGATATCTCCTGTTGGTTTGCTGACGGCTCCAACTATCCCGGGACGGCGAACATTCGCCAGCGACGACAGTGGTTTGAAACCGCGCTCGCCCGCCTGCACGGGGAGCTATCGCCAGACCAGCGGCTCTTGGTGGAATACAAACCGTTCGAGCCCGCCTTCTACCACACTGACATCGCGGACTGGGGGATGGCGCTCCTCTTGGCGCGCGCAGCAGGGCCGCGGGCGAAAGTGCTGGTCGACACGGGACACCATTACGCCGCACAGAATATCGAGCAGATCGTCGCCTGGCTCTTGGCCGAGCATATGCTCGCGGGCTTTCACTTCAACGATCGACGGTATGCGGATGATGACCTGACGTTGGGATCTATCGACCCGTATCAAGTGTTTCGCATCTTCCACGAGATTCGATCGTTCGCGTGGGAGACTGACACGCGCGCCGACATCGCCTACGTCATCGACCAGAGTCACAACCTGAAGGCCAAGATCGAAGCGATGATCCAGACAGTGACCATGGCGCAGGAGCTGTTCGCAAAGGCCGCGCTCGTGGACCACGAGCGCCTGGCGGCGGCCCAGCGCGCGCCCGACCTGATCCGAGCGGAGGCGTGCCTGCAGGATGCCTTTGCGACGGATGTGCGGCCGGTGATTCGGGACTGGCGCGCCTCGAAGGGACTGCCTGAGGATCCGATCGCTGCGTTCCGCCAGAGCGGGTATCTGGAGCGGGTCGCCAAGGAGCGCGGCGCTCACGTCACGGCGGGCGCCTCGTCGTACGCGTGAATCTCCGCGTGCACTACGTGAGCATCACGAATCTGCAGGAGGGCATTGTGACTCCCGAGGTCCGTTCGTTCGTGCGTGTGTTCGTCGTCTGGCTTGCCGCGCTCGCTCCCGCCACCCTCTACGCCCAGGGCTTGACCGGGCAGATCTCCGGAACCGTGATGGACTCGTCTGGCAGCGTGTTACCAGGCGCAACGGTGACCGTCCGGAACACCGGGACCGAGGCCACACGCAGCGTGGCCTCGGATTCGACGGGTGGGTTCGTCATCACCGAGCTGCTGGCGGGCACCTACGACGTGACCGTCGCGCTGGACGGGTTCAAGGCCCACACGCGCACCGGCGTCGCGCTGTCGGCCAACGAGCGTGTCGCGCTGAGGCAGATCGTGCTCGAGGTCGGCGACGTGACCGAGACCGTGTCGGTGACCGCCGATGTCGCCCGCGTCCAAACGAGGAGCGCGGAGCGCTCTGGGCTCGTCACGGAGGAGCAGCTCGAGAACATCGCGCTCAAAGGGCGCGACTACATGGGCATGCTACGTCTGCTGCCGGGCGTGGTGGACACGAACGCCAGGGAAGCGCCGGGCTGGAACAATCTCACCGGGCTGAGCGTCAACGGCGGCCGCACCAACACCATCAACCTCACCTACGACGGCGTCACCAATCTCGATACCGGGTCGAACACTGGGCCCTTCCTGGCGCCCGGGCTCGACTCGATTGCCGAGATCACGGTGCTCACCTCCAACTATCAAGCGGAGTACGGCCGCAGCTCCGGCGGCACCATCAACGTCGTGACGAAGAGTGGCACGCAGGAGCTCCACGGCGGCGGCTTCTATTCGAAGCGGCACGAGAAGCTGAACGCCAACGAGTGGGAGAACAACAAGTTTGGCGAGCCGAAGCCGCCGTACCGATTCGACTACGTCGGCTACCACCTCGGCGGGCCGGTCCTGCTGCCGAGCTTCAATCGCCAGCGCAACAAGCTGTTCTTCTTCTGGAGCCAGGAGTTCCTGCCCAGGACGAACCCCGGCAACTTGGAGCGCCGGACGATGCCGACCGAGCTGGAGCGGCGGGGGGACTTCTCACGGTCGTTCGACACGAATGGGAATCGGCTCGTCATTAACGATCCGTTGACCGGGCAGCCGTTCCCCGGAAACGTCATTCCGTCCGATCGCATTGATCCCAACGGCCAGGCGTTGCTGACCCTCTTTCCGTTGCCGAACGCAAGCGATCCGGCGAGGCAGTTCAACTACACGTTCCAGAGCTCGTTCGACCAGCCGCGCAACGACCAGGTGCTGCGCGTCGACTGGAACGTGGCGCCGCAGACGACCTTCTACTCGCGGCTGAATTTCGGCTACGAGGCGTTCAAGGGCGGATGGGG
This DNA window, taken from Luteitalea sp., encodes the following:
- a CDS encoding sulfatase-like hydrolase/transferase; protein product: MKVGRLSVLAASVVILTAVACGGRAAPPAAARPNILFIAIDDLNDWVGPLQGHPQVQTPHMDRLAARGTTFLNAHAQAPLCNPSRTSLMTGLRPSTTGIYGLAPWFRDVAELRDVTTLPQHVERAGYRTYSTGKIYHGGYGRKAEDREFNVLGPPAGVGAKPDKKLVDTPNPHPLVDWGLFPHRDEDKGDWQVASWAVERLEEDLEAPFFLSVGFFLPHVPCYATEKWFDLYSEDHLDLPRVREDDRDDTPRFSWFLHWKLPEPRLKFLEEADEWKNLTRSYLASISFVDSQVGRLLDALDGSGHADDTIVVLWSDHGWHLGEKLITGKNTLWEPSTRVPLIFAGPGIAEGAASTRPAELLDVYPTLVALAGLPAKEGIEGVSLVPQLQDAAAPRERPAITTHNAGNHGVRSEDWRYIRYADGSEELYDMRADPNEWTNLAGDPKFASILEEHRRWAPASSAPPAPGSASRILTYENGRAVWEGEAIAPGTPIPEL
- a CDS encoding substrate-binding domain-containing protein, with the translated sequence MSAQSPKRDRYLVKAVVHSSQLLSAFRSPGEALPLREVAARSGLPKSMAFRLLYTLERCSLIEKVGENLYRSCLRPFKPRLYRLGYAAQGTDYQFSTEVSTSLQRAADAEGIELISVNNAYSAKTALRNADVLVREKVDLVIEFQTDETVAPIVAAKYREANIPLIAIEIPHPGATYFGANNYEAGVIGGRQLGRWAKQRWQGQVDEIVLMALPRAGNLPMMRLTGMLVGMKEMCPVLENCRVTFLDGDGTLGPSFEAMRRCLRTSRSRRLLVGAINDPSALGALRAFQEAGRTECCAIMGQNASPEGRSELRQPGTRLIGSVAYFPEKYGTAIVGVALDILDRRPVPPAVFVKHQLVTPDNVNHVYPNDELMHVNGGHYPRNAPGNRLFTGMT
- a CDS encoding sugar isomerase, encoding MDRRLGDQVFGALETFRIELPSWGFANTGTRFGKYLQPGAASTLEEKLADAGQVHALTGICPIVALHVQWDFPGGPADAEMVKALSRRHGVQPGAINPNFFQDQEYKYGSFGNPDAAIRERAVQHGIDSVRIATRVGSRDISCWFADGSNYPGTANIRQRRQWFETALARLHGELSPDQRLLVEYKPFEPAFYHTDIADWGMALLLARAAGPRAKVLVDTGHHYAAQNIEQIVAWLLAEHMLAGFHFNDRRYADDDLTLGSIDPYQVFRIFHEIRSFAWETDTRADIAYVIDQSHNLKAKIEAMIQTVTMAQELFAKAALVDHERLAAAQRAPDLIRAEACLQDAFATDVRPVIRDWRASKGLPEDPIAAFRQSGYLERVAKERGAHVTAGASSYA